Genomic window (Onychomys torridus chromosome 5, mOncTor1.1, whole genome shotgun sequence):
tcagctatcctggaactctgtagaccaggctggcctcaaactcagagatatacctgtctctgcctcccaagtgctaggatttaaggtatgtactaccaccatctggcttgttttgttttacaagacaagatttctctgtgtaacagccttggctgtcctggaactagttttgtagaccaggttggccttaaactcacagagattcccctgcctttgcctcccaagtgctggaattaaaggtgtgcaccaccatgcctggtttaaaaacacatttttgttgtttgtttgttttttgagacagggtttctctgtgtagctttgcacctgtttcctggaactcacttggtagcccaggctggcctcgaactcacagagatccacctggctctgcctcctgagtgctgggattaaaggcgtgcgccactaccacccggcttaaaaacacattttacacATGGTAAGGCTGTTAGTGCACATGAAAACAGTGAGCCCAACCCTGAGGCCTGTGATCCTACACTAGTAGGTGAAAACTGAATGCTGGTTCATCAGTTTTAGTCAAGTTTAGGTTGCAGTCTTAAATCAGCAGTAAGATGGGGCATGGTGTCACATActtttactcccagcactagtggccttaataatttcaccaatactacattcttatctcaattaaaaaaaattctattgtTTTAACGCCTATGGTGATAGGATCCATTTTCTAGCTAGTCCCTGatgtatgagctggctctttAGAACCTATTCCCCATGTTGGGATGTCCTGTGCAGCCTTGTTGCAGGGGGCAGGAGTATGGTCCTGctgcaacttgacatgccatgctttgtggattcCCAAGGGAGACCTACCCTATCTgaatggagaggatgtggaggtaagaagggaggtgggggaagaaaatgggaggagaggagggaggggaaactggttggtatgtaaaaaaaaaaaaaggaaaaaaaaaaagattaaggaaagaaaaaaacaaactttaatgCCAAACAACTATCCCACTCTAATCCCAGCATAATAAGACATTTTGAGAACCACATATCTTGTGTTAGACATCTTGGTCTTAGCATTGGTATTGGTATCTACTAGCATATCAATTACTATACCCCTTGCTACTCTTAAATCTAAAGACAAAACTTATCAATGAGCAAGCTTTCTCTCCCCTCGCCCCTACAACTGAACAACAGGCCCCTTAAAGTCCTAATTATAGCAGTAAGAAATCTTTTGGAGAAAGATCCAGCTATTAGAGAAAGAGTTAGGTAAATCAGGTTCTATCTATAGGAGCAATTCACagtattaaaagaaatattcagaTGGTGAGCTGGCTCAACCGATAAAGGTGCTTGTTAAGAAGGCTCTGGGGCCACACagtggaaagaactgactcctgcaagttgtcctctaaccacCCCATATGCATGCATAGCACAGACATTCATCCcccaaataaatgcatttaagttttaaaaagaggaaggtgctggagagatggctcagcagttaaatgtATTCCCTGCTCTATAGGGAACCTAGTACCCATATTAGGTGGCTTACAATTAATTGCCTtagtccagatccaggggatctgatgcttcaGGACTCTGAAGGTACTTGCACTTACATTCACAACCCCAACATAATTAAATAAGATAAACCTTGAAAATGCCTAATCAGTCAAATAGAAACATCTGTACATTAAATGCAGACTCAAAATTCCAACAGTCTTGGAAAGCAAAACTCATCACCAAAGGCAGGGTGGCACTAATTCTAACAATTACCTTTACTGTAGAACTGGAAAGATGGATGGCTTGCATCTATAGCAACAGCAATAGGCCCCACAACTGCCACAGCCTTCATAAGGGCCTTCTCTAGCTGAGGGATATCCACGTATCCTGTGTCATTAGCCACAGAAAACTCAGGTCTGTACTTACAGGTTCCATCCTTTGAAAGTTAAAGGAAGTAGAGACTTGATCATTAACTGTTTACTTTTTAGAACATGAGTTCTAGAAACAAAACACTGATGTGCAGCTCACAATGTCAGGTCAATACTCAAAAACCATCCCTCGTAACAGAATGCTGTTAGTTATCCACAAAGTACAAACTCTGAAAATGGGTCTGGTaatgtttccttttctgaaaacaaagatgaaataaatcaatTACCTTTCCTTCATAGGGATAGGACTCCTCTGAATCCAGACCTTTGTTGTTAAAAACATACTGGAAGGCATAATCCATCAGGCCACCATTGCAGCCCTGATTGCCTTCAGCCTGAGAACAGTCCACAAGGTTCTGTTCACTCAGTGAGATCAGTATGCCAGTCTTCAGGTACATCTGTCCTTCTAGGGCCCCACTTGCACTAAAAGCCCAACAAGAACCACACTGGccctgaaaagagaaagaggtaaGTGGTTTACAAGACAACAGCTTTTACATATGCATACCTTAAAAATAGTAAacaggaagctgggtgtggcaatATATGCCTGAAATCCACCTGggaggattctgagttcaaggccaggctggattCTATAGTGAGACTGTTTCATTCATGCTCCAAAGGTGTAATACACCAAGGATCAGACAGATCAGAATACTGTGTGGGGTCAAGGCTaacacacagagaacagagaagagagtcTAATAGGGCCTGGCCCCTCTCAGAGGAGCTACTGGCAGCTGATAGCTAGTTGATAGGGAAATCAACTTCAGTGATGTCAGTGTAGAGTGGCCCATGCTCTATGGGTGGATAGCTATGTCACACCCCTGTGCATGGCAGGCTGGGTGGCCCTGGTTAAACTCCATGggctacaaaacaaaaagacttgaGGGTGGGATAGGGACTCGTTGAGGGCATTGGTGTTGGTATGGCTGAGAAGGGGATGTCAGGGGCTGAGTGTATAAAACCtccaaggaataataataaagaactCGCATATCACACTGCATTATATAGCAGAGCAAACTCCAATTCCTCCATAGCCTTTATGCAGAAGGTATGAACCAGGTATGGTCACACCTGATTCTTTATGGGGGAAAgggtaggtatgtatgtatgccagAGGCCAACCTTGGGTATTGCCTCAGTCactaccttgttttctgagacaggctgtcTTAATTTTATTTAGCTGGAACTCATTGATTCGACCAGGCTGGTGGGCCAGTAAGCCCTGGGAACCTATTTGTCTGTCTTGCATCCTACTTACTGGCATTATAAGAGCTACCACATTGACTTTCTCTTCCAAGTGCGGACTCTGGGGAtcaacctcaggtcctcatgctcatgcTCGTACAACTGAGACTTCTCCCAGCCCTCATACCTGATTCTTTACGGGAGTCACACAACCTTTTTCTCTCCAGTCCACAGACTTGGGGACCTGAAACAGCAGAGGCTCCTGAAATACCTTCCCCTTCCTGTGCTTCTGGTGCTTATAGCCATTCACCAACTGCCGGAACTCCTCATTGGTCTTCCAggaaatgcaaaaacaaaaagttgaaaaGGTGAGATAactttgtaaaaaaaagaaaatggagaggatACAGAGAGTCTGCATCATGTCACACTCACCATGTCACCAAAGGCATTCATCTCCATGGTGAAGCCATGCTTC
Coding sequences:
- the LOC118583396 gene encoding cathepsin L1, which codes for MNLLLLLAILCLGTALGIPKFNQTFDAQWHQWKSTYRRLYGTNEEEWRRAVWEKNMKMIQLHNGEYSEGKHGFTMEMNAFGDMTNEEFRQLVNGYKHQKHRKGKVFQEPLLFQVPKSVDWREKGCVTPVKNQGQCGSCWAFSASGALEGQMYLKTGILISLSEQNLVDCSQAEGNQGCNGGLMDYAFQYVFNNKGLDSEESYPYEGKDGTCKYRPEFSVANDTGYVDIPQLEKALMKAVAVVGPIAVAIDASHPSFQFYSKGIYYEPDCSSKNLDHGVLVIGYGYEGTDSNKNRFWIVKNSWGPEWGMEGFVHIAKDRNNHCGIATAASYPTVK